Within Limanda limanda chromosome 17, fLimLim1.1, whole genome shotgun sequence, the genomic segment tatgacgacttaatttcccttcggggatgaataaactactctatccatctatctatctatctaaataaaaaaacaaaccaaacaaatcaCACCCACAAGATTtactttttcatatttattaataaaagtaaatatgaaaacacCCAGCTTCATTACAACATAAAATGTAACGGTTCACATTTTGTTTATAACATATTTAAGTAGTCTATTTTGACATAGCATAATTTTTAATGTCCCACCATGATCTAAGAAATGTTATACCTGAATATATGCACATGCAATGCAGTGGTCCACACCAAAATCAATAACATGAGGTACAATGGTGTCAGCATAAAGTTTCtactgcaaataaaaaaatctgtttactCCTGATCAAGTCAATGAGCTCATAATTATCATGTTTTATACCAATATGTATGGCTTTGTATAGGCCTACAGCATAGTTCGGTATCACCTTAAACTTGTGATTTTTAATAGCTAAGGAGTTGAAGCATTTTCTTGTAAATTAGATTTACAATCCAACGTGTAATCAGCAGTAAAATGCAGTGGAAGTATGTGATTTTTAGACGGTGTTGTTTCTTAGTTGTGATGTTCACAAACAGAATGAGGCATAGACCCCAAAATGAAAACCACAATATGTCCCAACCATCATGTAACTGTAACATATTGGCGGGACACAGCAACAAACGCTTAACTGCCTACCAACGACTGCATGGTTACGGTCATGGTGACACACAAAATCTGTGCATACGAGGAGGTGAATAACACGTCTACTTCCTGTGGCAAAGTAAATTCTCGGTGTGGCTTTGCGTGGAGTTCAACTCTGGTCCACATGACCTGCGATACTTGCTTCGCATTCACGTGTGTGTGACCTTGCCCTAACTAGTAAACCTACTTTTCCAACTACCACAGAATAAGTACCAAGTGACAGAAAATTTGGAAAACATTAATGCCCACAGATAATGAAATTTCATATATCTCAAAGTCCATTAACTCACCAAGGGAAGTCCTATGATAGCACAGGAACTGAACCTCAAATGGAGAGGGAAtcaatgaacaaaacaaaacattacaaaGGAAATGCATTTCATTACAATATACAAACATGCATCAGGTATCATCACAAattcagatgattttttttttatctaaacaTTAGTTTAGCTTATGTTTCAGAGACCATCTGCCAGTGGTGGtgaaataacagtatttactgATGGCTTATCCTGGATTGTCAGTGATGTGAAGAATCAAATTAAATGCTGCGGATTCAGTCCTTGTTGGTCCTGGGGTTACTGCTGTTAAAGAAACTGATCGCACGGCGTTTGATTCCTGAAGCCTCTACGTTCACTCCGGGCTGCTGGAGCACTTTGTCCAGAGTTGTCTTCTTTATGGCGGCTGGAGAGATGTTCTCCTGGTCAGCCAATAACTGAAGTTTCCTTTTTAAAAGAAGGGCAATAGCACAGAGACTTTTACAAAGTAGCATGCAACGCACATATTTAGCACAACACAGTTAATGGCATAATAATAACCTCATCACTAGGTAATTAGTAACCAGCTGACACTATTAAAATGATTGGCACGTGGCTCCACCTACTGTCTGAATTATGAACTTCAAAAGACCCTTTGGCAACTTGAGTGTGACAATTAAGTTAAAAGCATTTCTCATGCACCGCTATGACAGGGAATATGATTTGCTGCTTTGTTTGTCTCACATTTTTTCATATCAACCTACCGAGTCCTAATACAGGAAGCCTCCACAGCATCAATCAGGAGGCTGCGGAATCCACCACTCTCCATAACATGCAGGGCATGGATGGTGGCGCCCCCTGGTGAACACACGTTGTCCTTGAGCTGCCCAGGGTGCTGGTCTGAGTCCAAGAGCATTCGAGCTGCCCCCtttaacagaaacacaaaggaagATCCATCAGCCCAACTTAGCACttaggatttatttatttattagtggCAGAGAAAATTAATTAacatttgaattaaaatgtgtgaGTCAGAAAGGAGTGGCTAGTTTTGGTCTGCATGTCAACACCGGATGATTAAACTGGTTCTGTCGGAAATGGAACTACATATTTTAAACTACAATACAAATCAGAAGAGCGACTATCTCTACCCTACAGTCCCCTAAATTCAATCTAGCCACGCCGAATTGTACAAACTCTTGATCCATGAGAAATTGATAAGAACGCCAAAAACACCCTATCTGGCAATGTCAaccaagtgaaaacaaaaatcctggatatgccccctgatccagatcaaCACCAAAATTTAATAGATTCTTTCTTGGTTCATGACCCACGACTCAACACAATTTCATGGAAATagtttcagtagtttttgcgtaatcctgctaacaaacaaacaaactagaatggcactcagtacaGCGAATACCTCTGCCGAGACAGccctcttatgaaaccacatttaaacttacaagatccagatttttatttggatctgcaccaaattgctcacactcatgaatatcagtcctCACAATATCCATTTATTCTtgtctgagaaatcaaagaaaatgttgaaactcTTTATCCTGCAATTGGGTCCtgtcccacccctccacaacaTTTGGTGTAATCCTCCTAGCTAACAAACTCAACAAAACAAGGAAACCTGCATTTAAACTACCAGcacaactggacaaactaacTATCATCAGACCAAAGCTAGAAAACCAATCCATGTAACACacatatatttgtttaaaaaatgaaggCCTCACCAGCATGGCCTGGGCTCCGAGGCGGACAGCCAGTCTCCTGGGCAGGCCCATTTTCACTCCACCATCAGCAAGCGCATCCACCGCTGTGAAAGCCTGCAAAGtcacaagaaacacaaacaatacatcGGCAATTACTTTATGGAATTCATTATTCCCAAACACACTTGATACTTGTATAATTGACTCACGTAAGCAGGGCCACTGCCACTGAGACCCGTAACAGCATCAATCAGATCCTCTTCCACCTCAGTGCAGTATCCTACACTGGCCATCAGCTGCTCCAGAAGCTTGCCATCCTCCACCTCTGCATGCGTGCCCGTGGCGTACACAGTGGCTCCTTCACGCACCACCACTGGAGTGTTGGTCATGCAACGCATCACCTTTGGAGCAGGGCGATACTGCAGCAGCTTCTGCAAGGGGGAGCAATGCACTATTTCATGGACTGCCTTGAGATTACAAAGGAAGAATCGCACGTGTTTATAACTTTAGTCAACTGAGTCACAAGCCCAGAATTACTTCTCAAAGTTTTCTTAAATATATGTTGGAGGTCCTTCCCCCTCCACTTCAAAGCCAGGAAAGCAACAACTCACTGCTTTGAGTGCACCACGtaacatcagaaagtttacacatcttccgccacaaactaaaaacatacctcgtCGGACCTAACcttgaatacatttttgaaactaacaatttagtagcacttaaatgggaCTTACtaatagcattttgtagttttgcttttttttttgaagaaattatactttcttgattcttgttgatttccctcatggttgaatgcacttattgtaagttgctttggataaaagtgtcagcttaatgaaatgtaatgtaatgtaaagtaatgtaaCTTGTAGTGCAATGCATGTTGCCGTACTTGTCAATAGCCCTGTTATTGACATCCGACTTGAGAGATCCGATCACACCTTCTCAGCTCCAACTAGTCTGTACACGATACGCGATCATGATCGAATCTTACCTCTGCCCTCTTTATGCAAATAATAATCATGTACATGATTTGTGTGACAAACTCAGAACTGAAAACTCACATAAACTCAAATAATTTAGCACCGAGCAATGACTGTGGCTTCTATCTATGACATTGGACGTAGTTTGGAAGGgatatttaaaatgatcattACGAAGAGGAGGAACGATGACAGCAATCAAAAGCttattaaatatacatataaatatgtaaGACAGACTTGAACATATATGCCTTTATATAATGAATACTCTAGAAGTCATTGCTTTTGTGAGATTAAACAAGATATCTGTTTATCTAGGTTTTCAATAAATGGAAGTGTTTCAAATGCAAGCAGCAAACATGTGACTATTTGGCCGGAGGCTCTGCTGAGATAAggccacaaaaacacaaagacagctTTGTGTTACAAATTGTGTGGCAGTGAGTGTGTTCCTAATGTCTAGAGGCTGAAGTTGCTTAATAAAAAGGCATGAATTTGTCCCGCATTATACATCATCAAGAGCTGGGAGAATTATATCAATGTGATGTTGATGTGAAACTAGAAATCATCAGGGATTTCAATTATCATAATGTGGGGCAACACTTCAGtttaaataatgtgttttcctgGTTTAACAGCAGGGTTTCTATATCACTTTTACAACGAACAAAAACAACGAGCAACTACCTGCTGGATGTGAAATCCACATTACTCACCTTTACGAACCTGTAGGTTAAACAACGTGAATGATTGTACACTGATAAGGTTCCAAGCCATAATTGACCTTTGAGTTTGTCAAGTCTTTCAGTTGTTCATCAGTAatgcaggagacagagggatgtGACTTGCCTTCTCTATGGAGCTGATGGTGACGCCCGCCGCACACGACACGATAAGGTGACGATCCTCGATGTCCGGCCCGATCTCATCCAGCACAAACGGAAGTATGTGGGGCTTAACGGCCAGGAAGAGGATGTCGCTTCTTTTCACCGTCTCCTTGTTGCTGGTAGTGAAATTCACACCCAGTTTCTGTGAAAATGACGTGTATTTCAGTATTTCCCATTAAGGACAGGGAATCATGTTGTGCAGGCACAGCAATGCTTTATTCACGATGCAAAATCTCCCGCTGAATTAAAACAGAATTACTTTTGGAACAAACATCAACACTCATCCCCTAATTTGACTATACCAACCCTCAGTCCCTGCACTGTGGGGAGATCTGTGTCTGGGGAGCTGGCTGTGATTCTGTGGGTGGCAATCACGCCTTAAAGGAGAGAAATACAAAATTACATATATCACTGACTGATTGCAATCAACATACATCAACGACACAAATCTGAATAATCCCAGATATCAAACGGATGTGGTCCACTTCAGGACACTTTTTCTGGTCTTCTCGTGGAGCGGACAAAACGGACGAGAGCCTGACGTTGCCTAAATATCCTAAAATGAAAGTGGACCTTTTATGGAAAACACGTCGTCCTCTGGGCAATGTCTAATACGGATGTGAACCTAAATGGTGAATGGGCTAAATTACACAAATCAGtggtagtccaggcaaagtagcgttttacgaccgactaattctgcctatgcaaattaggacatattcaatacgtgtggagctcatgtacataatcaaattcatttcaaaagagacttgtaatagaaaaaaaagttacttttcatgtatactttcaccatgtaaagttttattgtggtaggagttaAGGACAatattaagcctatttgggtgtattttgggcattttcgattagtgtatagctcacttgcatattcaaattcattttcaaagaaacttgtaatacaaaaatgtttacgTTTCATGagtactttcattgtgtaaagtttcattttgataggagtaaaggaaaaaatagcccctttgggatgtattgttgcctggccttattggcacacattgatgagtattaaacatatttcctcaactaggatttcttaggactttaaGTATGTTGTTccggacacctcatagaaataatctatgctgaaaaaaattattttacaattacttctatttttggctgcAAAacgggttactttgcctggactatggGGCCACCCTTGGTTCACATGCGGTATTGCTGTGGCGTACTTGTGGACCACATGTGTCAAACAGGAGCGGACAGTGACAGTGTGGGACAAATCTGGTCCAAACTATTCAGTGATATGGGACTCGAACATGGTTAGTTTGACTTAAAGCTCACCTGCTGCTGCGAAGCCTCTCACCAGCGCATGGGCCAGCTGGCCTGCTCCTATGAAGCCCACACTCATTCTACCTGAGGGGAAACCACACAGATCACACACGAAGACACATTTATTTCCCCCCAATTTGAGATAATGGGGGTTTTGCCCAGTTTAACAATAGACATATGTTTCCGTCCCCTTGATCTGTGGTAGTAAACAAACTAACTTCCTCGTTCAGCAGAGGGACTTCTCTGAACACATGGAGGCAACAGCCATGTTAATAATATAATGacattaaatgttttcacaaaagacaaatacactTACTTAATATATGGAGGCGTCCGTGAGGTCACAGAACAACCAGGAAACACAGCGACGGCTCCACAAACTCACCTGAGGTTACAGCAACTGTCAACGTGGACCCGACTGCTCTGCACCCCGGGGAGGAACCTGACTGACAGGACGGGACAGCCAATGAGCGAGCGTGTTGGGCGGGACGAGTGATATATTTGACCAATGGAGAAGAATAATCCCTGAGGGGCGGGGTTTGCGAATCCAAAAAGGCCGGTTGCATCAGGTAGGAGCCGCGGGGGGGCAGAGGCGACCAGGACATGGAGGGAATCTGCTCACATCTGCTGGAGAGAAGCTGGAACGACACTGGGAAGACGTGGAGACATGTTGACAAGAGCCACGAAGACAAATGAGGGTGGAGTGTGTCCAAGTAAGAGACCAGAAGTGAGTAACCGACATGTttccgcaataagactgtacaactcctctacctctgtcagagccaccatcacagaactgcactaaatatacctgtctccttgcattgtgtaccctgtacaacactccgctccatatacacttacttcacatcatatgtgatatgtgttaatataaaccatattgatattacatatcattttatacaataatattgtcttttgcacactctgtctacatattcttacactcatagtatattatagtatctattgtatagtcaaatacttatatttatacctctactatatatcatatattatatcatactctctgtatatcctttgtatatataagtctatatacacatatttatacatgtgtacatgttataattataattattattattatattactactattattattatatatactgttgctgccattattactatatactgctattatattggtataattactatcatatataaatatatattatgttatattatatactatatatactgtactattttttatatactgtctagcaataacattaccatcatatcatcagtactattaccatcatcttgccactgcaccatatctacctatttatcttgtgtttctgttttttattctttctacctcaatattttttattttattgtattgtatagtattttattgtattcaaatataccggctgctatgacgacttaatttcccttcggggatgaataaagtaatctatctatctatcttcccCCCACAGTCCTGCTCCATATCCTGCTAGCTTGTTCAGTAACGTGAGCCTTCACTTCTACAACTAAAGATAATAAAGTTTTCACCTGCGACACTCTGGTGAAGGAAGCTCAGGAGTGACTTCCTTCGTCCAACTCACAATATAAACAAAGCCTTTGGAAAATGACTCTAGTACAATATACATTTAATGataatgatatttttatttaggAGTTTCGACACGTTACTGATtgacctcagatttgtaaaatgtttagcTGTTTATCAATTTATCAAGAGTTTAAAACCTCAATCTTcatcaggaggaggaaaaatcTATCTTCTAACTTAACAGAAATTATTatgtgatatttatatttataattattcataatgACTGGTATGATATATCTTTTATATCACTTTTTAGGTCATATTGCCCAGCCCG encodes:
- the pycr1a gene encoding pyrroline-5-carboxylate reductase 1a — protein: MSVGFIGAGQLAHALVRGFAAAGVIATHRITASSPDTDLPTVQGLRKLGVNFTTSNKETVKRSDILFLAVKPHILPFVLDEIGPDIEDRHLIVSCAAGVTISSIEKKLLQYRPAPKVMRCMTNTPVVVREGATVYATGTHAEVEDGKLLEQLMASVGYCTEVEEDLIDAVTGLSGSGPAYAFTAVDALADGGVKMGLPRRLAVRLGAQAMLGAARMLLDSDQHPGQLKDNVCSPGGATIHALHVMESGGFRSLLIDAVEASCIRTRKLQLLADQENISPAAIKKTTLDKVLQQPGVNVEASGIKRRAISFFNSSNPRTNKD